The genomic stretch GGGCAGAAATGGGCGTAGGCCCTTCCATTGCGTCCGGCAACCAGACATGAAGGGGAAATTGAGCAGATTTAGCTACGGGGCCTAAAAAGACTAAAACTGCGAATAATGCAGCTAAAGCGGGGGCAATAGTTCCCAGAGAAACTAGGTCTTCTAACCGTTCCCCCATAACATCAAATTCAAAGCTACCCGTAGCCCAGTATAAACCAAGCATTCCTAAGAGTAAGCCGAAGTCTCCGACGCGGTTGGTTACAAAGGCTTTTTGACAAGCATCGGCGGCTGGTTTACGGTCAAACCAGAACCCGACTAGGAGATAGGAACACATCCCCACCAGTTCCCAAAAGATATAAACTTGGACCAGGTTAGGACTAAAGACTAAACCCAGCATGGAGGAGCTAAAAATGCTCAAATACGCATAAAATCGTACATATCCTGGGTCATGGGCCATGTAACCATCGGTATAGACCATCACCAACAGGGCGACAGTGGTAACAATGACCGACATTAAGGTACTCAGGTGATCGACCGTATAACCCATCTGGAGATGAAATGTACCGGCCGAGGCCCATTCAATCATGTAGGAATATTCCGCATGACCGTTGATTTGACTCCACAATAGGGCAAAAGACAACACCATAGACGCGCCAAGCAAGGAAATGATAAATACAGCATTCCATTGTCTAAGACGGTTTGTAGCTTGATTAAAAGAGATTAGACCTATGCCAACTAACATCGCCCCTACTAGGGGAAGGACAGGTATTAGCCAGGCGTATTGATAAAGCGGTTCCATACCGTAATGCCTACGTTATTCTTTACTACTTTGTTGATACCGCTAACCATTGTTACACAGCTAATTCCTTAAGAAAGTGTTTATACCCACTGTTAAAGATTTTATTAGAATTCGGTCGGTATTCCCCACCTTTCACGCCTTGATGGGGTTTGGGATGTTGATCGCGGATAATCCATTAAAATAAAGAAAACCAAACAATACAATCAATAATCTATGGCAACCACCGCAGACGACGTATGGCAACTCCTTGCTGAATTGGCCACTAGGCAATCGGAATTAACGGCTGCTCAAAAAGAAACTGACCTACAACTGAAGGAAACTGATTTACAACTCAAGGAAGTTAGTCAACAACAGAAGGAAAATGCTCAACAACAAAAGGAAAATGCTCAACAACAGAAGAAGACTGATCGCCAACTCAAAGAATTAGGCAAACAAATTGGAGGACTTGGTGCAAAATTTGGTAGCTTTACCGAAGGTCTTGCCCTCCCCTCAATGGAAAAGATTCTAAGACAACGCTTTGGCATGGAAATTATCAGTCCTAGTGTACGCGCCCGTAAAGAAGGGCAACATATGGAAATTGATGTCCTCGCCTATGCCAATGGTAATATTAATACTGCCTATATTGTTGAGGTTAAAAGTCATGCCAGAGAAGATTCTATTACTCAATTAAAAAGTATTCTGCAACGTTTTCGTACTTTTTTCCCTGAACACAAAGATAAACAACTCTATGGCATTTTAGCTGCTGTAGATATGTCTCCCGAATTACGGGAAAAAACCCTACAAGAAGGGCTTTATGTTGCTCGTATTAATGATCAAGTATTTGAACTCGATATTCCTGAAAACTTTCAACCCCTAAGCTATTAATTTTTCTCGATTTATTATTAAAGGGCAATCACATTTTCATATAAAATAGAGAAAACCATCATAAGGCAATAAATAATCTATATTTATTCTACGACACTAAAATATCAATGATTTGCCATTAATTTTGTAGCAAATTGGAGACAGGCATAAATATATTCTCTTGAGAGGGAGGGTGGGAAGGGGGACAAGAAGGGGAAGATAAAAACCTGACTATTGCAAGATTGCTCCCCACACCTCCCACACCTCCCACACCCCCCATCTCCAGAATGTTTTGCAGCTTAACCGAGCAATATTGGGGGGTATTGGTGCGTTACATTTCATTAACGCACCCTACACTCGTCGGCGATCGCCATTAATCTCTATAGGTATCTCTGCGATGACGACAACTAAGAATAAGAACAGTTAATGTTTTGTCGTCAATTTCATACCGTACACGATCTAACTTATTTAACATCCTTATCAATTAAAATCCGACTTAATTTTAATTTTAATTACCCATTTAAAGATGCTAAATTTTGTAACTGTTCTCCGATATTTTCCCGTTGATTAATAAGATAAATACTAACTAAAGTTAAACTGACTCCTCCCCATTGAAGTCCCGTTAACACTTCTCCTAACAATAAATTACCAAAACTTAAAGCAAAAACAGGAGTCAAAAAAGTTAAAGAACTTAAACTGGTTAAATTTCCTTTAGCCGCTAAATAGAAAAAGATTCCATAAGCGATCGCACTGCCAAATATAGTAGCATAACTAATAGCTAACCAACCTTGTAAATCAATATTTATCCACTGTTGAGATTCCCAAAGAATAGAAGCTAAAAATAAAGGAATACCCCCAATAATCATGTGCCAACCTGTAGCAACAACCGCATCACAATGACGACTTACATAACGAATAGAAACCGTTCCAGCAGCCATAGAAAGCGATGCGAATAACATCCATAACTCCCCACTATTTAAGAGGTTCTGATCTGTAAAATTAAAAGTAATAGATTGAGTTTCCCATAAACTTTGAAACCATTCTTGAGGCAGTCCAATTAAACTAATTCCTATGATACCAATACCTAACCCAATACCTCCCCAAAGTCCAATAATTTCTCCAAATAACCAACTAGACATCAAAGCAACAGCTAAAGGTTGAGAATCAATAATAACTGACCCTAAACCTGCCCCAGTTTTAGTTAAACCAGCAGCAAGAAACCCTTGAAACATGGCCCCATCTAATAAAGCAAATAACCCAATCCATAACCAAGCTTTAATAGTTTTAGGTTGAGAACGTCCTGACATTGCTGCTACAATTAACACTAGAATTCCCGCAGGAACTAAACGCATTCCAGCCATGAATAAAGGAGTTGTATGAGGAATAACCCCTTTCATGGCTACCATTGCCGTTCCCCAGAGAAAAAAAGGTGCAATGAGAAGCAAAGATGACTGTAACGTAGATGTTTTATTAAGATTCAAGTTCATAAAAACAGGTTAACCAGATTTCTTTACTCTATCTTAACCAATTGTGTAGTTTGGCAATGCCCACCCCACAGTTTTTGTGTAATTAATTTTGTATGCTTACTTATTATCAATTAATGTAGGTTGGGTTGAGGAACGAAACCCAACCATTAAGTAGTCGGACATAAATAAACGACTCTGTATTAAGAAAGATTAACAAACCTAAAACCCTTACCTGTTGCTTGTTTCCGTCTATGTTAAGAACAGTTAACCAAGCTAAAACCCGAACCTGTTCCGGCGTTCCGTGACAGTTAACTTTTATCGGGAAACCGAATGGAAGGAAAAAAGCAAGATAATGCCAACAGGGTGTGCTAGGATAGAAAAGCTGAATTATTGATTCTCGCTAGATAGAATATTTGAACCCTAAAAAATATCTAAATAATAGGGGTGACATAATTTGTCAACGAGAAGTCCCAGTATAACTAAATGTTATTGTCTGCTGTCAGCCAACCAGTAGACATTTAAAGGGTGCTTGAGTCAGGAAATCAGCGACAGGGTTAACAGTCTTACAAAGACTTGATAACTGGTCAAACCTGAGCAAGCAGGAGTCTCCCGTTAAACCATATGGTTAACGGCGAGGGTGTCAAGATTATCTTTAAGGCGTTTGTCAGTAAGGATAGTGGCCATGGCAGTTTGTCCGATTAGAGAATTTTTAAGCCATAATTAAAGTGGGAATTAATCTCTAAAACTAGAAACTGTACATTAAGCAGGAGGCACTAGCACCTATTGGAGATCAGATATAGGAAAACAAAGGTACATGGTAACTCAGAAAACAACAGCAACTAAAAACATTGGCTTTACTCACGAGGATTTTGCCGCACTTCTCGATAAATACGACTATCATTTTAGTCCTGGGGATGTAGTTCCTGGGACTGTTTTTAGTATGGAACCGAGAGGCGCGCTGATTGACATTGGGGCAAAAACTGCCGCCTATATTCCTATTCAGGAGATGTCAATCAATCGGGTTGATGACCCTAAAGATGTTCTCCAGTCTAATGAGACGAGAGAATTTTTCATTCTAACGGATGAAAATGAAGACGGACAACTGACTCTCTCCATTCGTCGCATTGAGTATATGCGAGCTTGGGAACGGGTTCGTCAACTCCAAGCAGAAGATGCGACCGTGCGATCTAATGTTTTTGCTACTAACCGAGGTGGGGCCTTAGTTCGTATTGAAGGGTTGAGGGGATTTATTCCTGGTTCACATATTAGTACCCGTGAAGCGAAGGAAGATTTAGTCGGGGAAGAACTACCCTTAAAATTTCTCGAAGTTGATGAAGAACGGAACCGTCTGGTGTTAAGTCACCGTCGCGCGTTGGTTGAACGTAAGATGAATGGCTTAGAAGTGGGTCAAGTGGTCATCGGTTCAGTGCGCGGTATCAAACCTTATGGTGCGTTTATCGACATTGGGGGAGTTAGTGGACTGCTACATATTTCTGAAATTTCCCATGACCATATTGATACTCCTCATAGTGTCTTTGGGGTTAATGATGAATTAAAGGTCATGATTATTGACCTAGATGCAGAAAGAGGCCGTATTTCTCTGTCTACGAAACAATTAGAACCCGAAGCAGGAGATATGCTGAAAAATCGGGATTTAGTCTTCGAGAAAGCGGAAGAAATGGCGGTTAAATATCGTCTGAAACTTTTAGCAGAAGCAGAAGGAAAAGTCGCTGTACCTGAAGAAGAACTTCTTGAGATTCCTTCAGCTTTGGAAATAGATGATGAAGAACTCGCGGTTGCTGCGACTGAGGAATAAGCTAATCGGAGTTAATCTTTAATATTTTGAGTAAAAGAGGGCAAGTACCTCTTTTTTTGTTTATTTGACCTAAAATTATGTTTAGTTTCCTTCAACCTCAAGGTTGAGGCTATATAAACGAAGCCTGCCTACGCAGGCTTTTTATATAATTATGAATTTAGAGTATATCGATTAAAATACAATATTAAATTAGAACTACTTAATAGAATAACCAAACTTTAAAGAGTAACTGTAATCCAACTCCCACTAATAAAACTAAAACAATTTTGCGAAATAACCAAACATTAATAAATTTAGATACAGAAAATC from Aphanothece sacrum FPU1 encodes the following:
- a CDS encoding DMT family transporter; this encodes MNLNLNKTSTLQSSLLLIAPFFLWGTAMVAMKGVIPHTTPLFMAGMRLVPAGILVLIVAAMSGRSQPKTIKAWLWIGLFALLDGAMFQGFLAAGLTKTGAGLGSVIIDSQPLAVALMSSWLFGEIIGLWGGIGLGIGIIGISLIGLPQEWFQSLWETQSITFNFTDQNLLNSGELWMLFASLSMAAGTVSIRYVSRHCDAVVATGWHMIIGGIPLFLASILWESQQWINIDLQGWLAISYATIFGSAIAYGIFFYLAAKGNLTSLSSLTFLTPVFALSFGNLLLGEVLTGLQWGGVSLTLVSIYLINQRENIGEQLQNLASLNG
- a CDS encoding DUF3782 domain-containing protein, with the translated sequence MATTADDVWQLLAELATRQSELTAAQKETDLQLKETDLQLKEVSQQQKENAQQQKENAQQQKKTDRQLKELGKQIGGLGAKFGSFTEGLALPSMEKILRQRFGMEIISPSVRARKEGQHMEIDVLAYANGNINTAYIVEVKSHAREDSITQLKSILQRFRTFFPEHKDKQLYGILAAVDMSPELREKTLQEGLYVARINDQVFELDIPENFQPLSY
- a CDS encoding 30S ribosomal protein S1, whose amino-acid sequence is MVTQKTTATKNIGFTHEDFAALLDKYDYHFSPGDVVPGTVFSMEPRGALIDIGAKTAAYIPIQEMSINRVDDPKDVLQSNETREFFILTDENEDGQLTLSIRRIEYMRAWERVRQLQAEDATVRSNVFATNRGGALVRIEGLRGFIPGSHISTREAKEDLVGEELPLKFLEVDEERNRLVLSHRRALVERKMNGLEVGQVVIGSVRGIKPYGAFIDIGGVSGLLHISEISHDHIDTPHSVFGVNDELKVMIIDLDAERGRISLSTKQLEPEAGDMLKNRDLVFEKAEEMAVKYRLKLLAEAEGKVAVPEEELLEIPSALEIDDEELAVAATEE